One part of the Fusobacterium pseudoperiodonticum genome encodes these proteins:
- the glgD gene encoding glucose-1-phosphate adenylyltransferase subunit GlgD: MIRNYMAIIYLGDNKQNISPLTKVRSLGSIPVGGSYRIIDFALSNVVNSGIRNVGLFCGNEELNSLTDHIGMGAEWDLARKKDGIFIFKRMLDDDLSLNQSRISKNMEYFFRSTQDHIVALNGHMVCNLDISDLIEKHKESGKEITMVYKKVKKANEHFNNCSSVKIDENNRVIGIGQNLFFKEEENISLDAFVLSKELMLKLLIDSIQEGKYNVLSEIIARKLPSLNVNAYEFKGYLQCINSTKEYFNFNMNILKKEIREDIFGLKSGRRILTKVKDTPPTIFKETAEVENSLISNGCIIEGKVINSVLSRGTIVEKDVVLEECVILQDCHIKAGSHLKNVIVDKNNIIHENEKLSASEEYPLVIEKGMKWNTKEYQDLMDYIKNK; encoded by the coding sequence ATGATAAGAAATTATATGGCGATAATTTATTTAGGAGATAACAAACAAAATATAAGTCCTTTAACAAAAGTTAGATCTTTGGGATCTATTCCTGTTGGAGGTTCATACAGAATAATAGATTTTGCTTTATCAAATGTTGTAAATTCTGGAATAAGAAATGTGGGACTATTTTGTGGAAATGAGGAATTAAATTCACTTACAGACCATATTGGTATGGGAGCAGAATGGGATTTAGCAAGAAAAAAAGATGGTATCTTTATTTTCAAAAGAATGCTAGATGACGATCTTTCTTTAAATCAGTCAAGAATTAGTAAAAATATGGAATACTTTTTTAGAAGTACTCAAGATCATATAGTTGCTCTAAATGGACATATGGTATGTAATTTAGATATTTCGGATTTAATTGAAAAACATAAAGAATCTGGAAAAGAAATAACTATGGTCTATAAAAAAGTAAAAAAGGCCAATGAACATTTTAATAATTGTTCATCTGTAAAGATTGATGAAAATAATCGTGTTATAGGAATAGGTCAAAATTTATTTTTTAAAGAAGAGGAAAATATTTCTTTAGATGCCTTTGTATTAAGCAAAGAGCTTATGTTAAAACTATTGATAGATAGTATACAAGAAGGAAAATATAATGTTTTGTCAGAAATAATTGCTAGAAAATTACCTTCTTTAAATGTTAATGCTTATGAATTTAAAGGTTATTTACAATGTATAAATTCAACTAAAGAATACTTTAATTTTAATATGAATATATTGAAAAAAGAAATAAGAGAAGATATTTTTGGTTTAAAAAGTGGAAGAAGGATTCTAACTAAGGTTAAGGACACACCTCCTACTATTTTCAAAGAAACAGCTGAAGTAGAAAATTCACTAATTTCAAATGGATGTATTATAGAAGGTAAGGTAATAAATAGTGTACTATCAAGAGGTACTATAGTAGAAAAAGATGTTGTTTTAGAGGAATGTGTGATCTTACAAGATTGTCATATTAAGGCAGGTTCTCATTTAAAAAATGTAATAGTTGATAAAAATAATATTATCCACGAAAATGAAAAACTATCAGCTTCAGAAGAATATCCATTGGTTATAGAAAAAGGTATGAAGTGGAATACAAAGGAATATCAAGATTTGATGGATTATATTAAGAATAAATAA
- a CDS encoding YehS family protein, translating into MTNNDFLRRLRYALNLKDNVTVQIFKKGGLTVTKEDVVNYLKKDIDEGFKKLSNADLMSFLDGLITFKRGEKKEASPAPKIKITKNNLNNILLRKLRIALAFKSYDMIEVFKLGGVDISEAELNALFRSEDHRNYKECGDKYIRVFLKGLIEYCRD; encoded by the coding sequence ATGACTAATAATGATTTTTTAAGAAGACTTAGATATGCACTTAATTTAAAAGATAATGTTACAGTACAAATTTTTAAAAAAGGTGGATTAACTGTTACAAAAGAAGATGTAGTTAACTATTTAAAAAAAGATATTGATGAAGGTTTTAAAAAATTATCTAATGCTGATTTAATGAGTTTTTTAGATGGATTAATTACATTTAAAAGAGGAGAAAAAAAGGAAGCAAGTCCAGCTCCTAAAATAAAAATCACAAAAAATAATTTAAACAATATTTTACTTAGAAAATTAAGAATAGCCCTTGCTTTTAAAAGTTATGATATGATAGAAGTTTTTAAACTAGGTGGTGTAGATATTTCTGAAGCAGAATTGAATGCACTTTTTAGAAGTGAAGATCATAGAAACTATAAAGAATGTGGAGATAAATATATTAGAGTATTCTTAAAAGGTTTAATAGAATACTGTAGAGACTAA
- a CDS encoding glycogen/starch/alpha-glucan phosphorylase — protein sequence MEFNKEKWKEKLEEKLLEKFSVSLKEASSFEVYRALGETVISFIARDWYETKEKYSKTKQAFYLSSEFLMGRALGNNLINLGIDKEVREFLEEIGIDYNQVEDEEEDPALGNGGLGRLAACFMDSLATLNLPGQGYSIRYRNGIFNQYLRDGYQVEKPETWLKYGDVWSIMRPEDEVIVNFGNGSVRALPYDMPIIGYGTKNVNTLRLWEAHSINDLDLGVFNQQDYLHATQDKTLAEDISRVLYPNDSTDEGKKLRLRQQYFFVSASLQDIVKNFKKVHGREFTKIPEFIAIQLNDTHPVIAIPELMRILVDIEGVLWEDAWEIVKKTFSYTNHTILAEALEKWWVGLYQEVVPRIFQITEGIHNQFKNELAQLYPNDQDKQNRMQIIQGNMIHMAWLAIYGSHKVNGVAELHTEILKERELRDWYELYPEKFLNKTNGITQRRWLLKSNPQLASYITELIGDAWIKDLSELKKLEQFLDDKNVLDRIWDIKIEKKKELVEYLRETQGIDINPYSIFDVQVKRLHEYKRQLLNIFQVYNLYQQLKQNPSMDFTPTTYIFGAKAAPGYKVAKGIIRLINDVAQIINGDNDVKDKLKVVFVENYRVTVAEKIFPAADISEQISTAGKEASGTGNMKFMLNGALTLGTLDGANVEIAKEAGEENEYIFGMRVEDIDALIKKGYDPRFPYNNVSGLKQVVDALIDGSLSDLGSGIYREIHSLLMERGDQYFVLEDFEDYRKTQRTINREYKDKYSWAKKMLKNIANAGKFSSDRTILEYANEIWNIKEAKI from the coding sequence ATGGAATTTAATAAGGAAAAATGGAAGGAAAAGTTGGAAGAAAAGTTATTAGAAAAATTTTCTGTGAGTTTAAAAGAGGCTAGTTCTTTTGAAGTATACAGAGCTTTAGGAGAAACTGTAATAAGTTTTATAGCTAGAGATTGGTATGAGACAAAAGAGAAATACTCTAAGACAAAACAAGCATTTTATTTATCTTCTGAATTTTTAATGGGAAGAGCTCTAGGAAATAATCTAATTAACTTAGGAATAGATAAAGAAGTAAGAGAATTTTTAGAAGAAATAGGAATTGACTACAATCAAGTTGAAGACGAAGAAGAAGATCCAGCATTAGGAAATGGTGGTTTAGGAAGACTAGCGGCTTGTTTTATGGACTCATTAGCAACTTTAAATTTACCTGGTCAAGGTTATAGTATAAGATATAGAAATGGTATTTTTAACCAATATTTAAGAGATGGTTATCAAGTTGAAAAGCCTGAAACTTGGTTAAAATATGGTGATGTTTGGTCTATCATGAGGCCAGAAGATGAAGTAATAGTAAACTTTGGTAATGGTTCAGTAAGAGCACTACCTTATGATATGCCAATAATTGGTTATGGAACTAAGAATGTAAATACACTTAGATTATGGGAAGCTCATTCGATAAATGACTTAGATTTAGGAGTGTTCAACCAACAAGATTATCTACATGCTACACAAGATAAAACATTAGCTGAAGATATTTCTCGTGTGCTATACCCTAATGACTCAACTGATGAAGGAAAAAAATTAAGACTTCGTCAACAATATTTCTTTGTATCTGCTTCACTGCAAGATATAGTAAAGAATTTTAAAAAGGTACATGGAAGAGAATTTACAAAAATTCCTGAATTTATAGCAATTCAATTGAATGATACTCACCCTGTTATAGCTATACCAGAACTTATGAGAATCTTAGTTGATATAGAAGGAGTTTTATGGGAAGATGCTTGGGAAATAGTAAAGAAAACTTTCTCATACACTAACCACACTATCTTAGCAGAAGCACTAGAAAAATGGTGGGTAGGATTGTATCAAGAAGTTGTCCCTAGAATATTCCAAATAACTGAAGGGATACATAATCAATTTAAAAATGAGTTAGCTCAACTATATCCAAATGATCAAGATAAACAAAATAGAATGCAAATAATTCAAGGTAATATGATACATATGGCTTGGCTTGCAATCTATGGAAGCCATAAAGTAAATGGAGTTGCTGAATTACATACTGAAATCTTAAAAGAAAGAGAACTAAGAGACTGGTATGAACTATATCCAGAGAAATTCTTAAATAAAACTAATGGAATTACTCAAAGAAGATGGTTATTAAAATCTAATCCACAACTTGCTTCTTATATAACAGAACTTATAGGAGATGCTTGGATAAAAGATTTATCTGAACTTAAAAAGCTTGAACAATTCTTAGATGATAAAAATGTTTTGGATAGAATATGGGATATAAAAATTGAAAAGAAAAAAGAGCTTGTTGAATATCTAAGAGAAACTCAAGGTATAGATATAAATCCATACTCTATATTTGACGTACAAGTTAAAAGATTACATGAATATAAGAGACAATTATTAAATATTTTCCAAGTGTATAATTTGTATCAACAATTAAAACAAAATCCTAGTATGGACTTTACTCCAACAACTTATATATTTGGAGCGAAAGCTGCACCAGGATATAAAGTTGCAAAAGGAATTATTCGTTTAATCAATGATGTAGCTCAAATAATTAATGGAGACAATGATGTTAAAGATAAACTAAAAGTTGTTTTTGTTGAAAACTATAGAGTTACAGTTGCTGAAAAGATATTCCCTGCTGCAGATATTTCAGAACAAATTTCAACAGCTGGAAAAGAAGCTTCAGGTACTGGAAATATGAAATTCATGCTAAATGGAGCATTAACTTTAGGTACATTAGATGGAGCTAATGTGGAAATTGCAAAAGAAGCTGGGGAAGAAAATGAGTATATTTTTGGTATGAGAGTTGAAGACATTGATGCTCTTATTAAAAAAGGATATGATCCAAGATTTCCGTATAATAATGTAAGCGGACTAAAGCAAGTTGTAGATGCTTTAATAGATGGAAGTCTTAGTGACTTAGGTAGTGGAATTTATAGAGAAATACACTCTTTACTAATGGAAAGAGGAGATCAATATTTTGTTTTAGAAGATTTTGAAGATTATAGAAAAACTCAAAGAACTATAAATAGAGAATACAAAGATAAATATTCTTGGGCAAAGAAAATGCTAAAAAATATAGCTAATGCTGGAAAGTTCTCTTCGGATAGAACAATTTTAGAATATGCTAATGAAATTTGGAATATAAAAGAAGCAAAAATTTAA
- a CDS encoding glucose-1-phosphate adenylyltransferase encodes MKRKKMIAMILAGGQGSRLKQLTEDLAKPAVAFGGKYRIIDFTLTNCSHSGIDTVGVLTQYEPHILNKHIGRGSPWDLDRMDGGVTVLQPHTRKNDEKGWYKGTANAIYQNIKFIEEYNPEYVLILSGDHIYKMNYDKMLQYHIQKKADVTIGVFRVPLKDAPSFGIMNTRDDMTIYEFEEKPKEPKSDLASMGIYIFKWSELKKYLEEDEHNPNSDNDFGKNIIPSMLNDGKKLVAYPFEGYWRDVGTIQSFWDAHMDLLSENNDLDLFDKNWRINTRQGIYTPSYFEIGSKIKNSLIDKGCLVEGEIEHSVIFSGVKIGKNSKVIDSIIMADTEIGDNVTIRKAIIANDVKVADNVVIGDGKEIAVVGEKKIIDK; translated from the coding sequence ATGAAAAGAAAAAAGATGATTGCTATGATATTGGCTGGAGGACAAGGAAGTCGTCTAAAACAATTAACTGAAGACCTTGCAAAACCTGCTGTAGCATTTGGTGGAAAATATCGTATAATAGATTTCACTTTAACAAACTGCTCTCATTCTGGTATAGATACTGTTGGAGTATTGACACAATATGAACCTCACATACTAAATAAACATATAGGAAGAGGTTCACCTTGGGATTTGGACAGAATGGATGGTGGAGTTACTGTATTACAACCCCATACTAGAAAAAATGATGAAAAAGGTTGGTATAAAGGAACAGCTAATGCTATCTATCAAAATATAAAATTTATTGAAGAATATAATCCTGAATATGTTTTAATTCTATCTGGTGACCATATCTATAAAATGAACTATGATAAGATGTTACAATATCATATTCAAAAAAAGGCAGATGTAACTATAGGAGTTTTTAGAGTTCCTTTAAAAGATGCTCCAAGTTTTGGTATCATGAATACAAGAGATGATATGACTATATATGAATTTGAGGAAAAACCAAAAGAACCAAAGAGCGATTTAGCTTCAATGGGTATATACATCTTCAAATGGTCAGAATTAAAAAAATACTTGGAAGAAGATGAACATAATCCAAATTCTGATAATGATTTTGGTAAAAATATAATACCTAGTATGTTGAATGATGGTAAAAAGTTAGTTGCATATCCATTTGAAGGATACTGGAGAGATGTAGGAACTATTCAAAGTTTCTGGGATGCACATATGGACTTATTATCAGAAAATAATGACCTTGATCTTTTTGATAAAAATTGGAGGATAAATACAAGACAAGGTATCTATACACCTTCATATTTTGAAATAGGATCTAAAATAAAAAATAGTCTAATAGATAAAGGTTGTCTTGTTGAAGGTGAGATTGAACACTCAGTTATATTTTCAGGAGTAAAGATAGGAAAAAATTCAAAAGTCATAGATTCCATTATAATGGCAGATACAGAAATAGGGGACAATGTAACTATTCGTAAGGCTATAATTGCTAATGATGTAAAAGTAGCTGATAATGTAGTTATTGGTGATGGAAAAGAGATAGCTGTTGTAGGGGAGAAAAAAATTATAGATAAGTAA
- the malQ gene encoding 4-alpha-glucanotransferase, with product MKRECGVLLAISSLPSAYGIGDFGKEAYRFVDFLEASGQSLWQILPLCPVEYGNSPYQSPSTFAGNFLYLDLEDLVHNEYLTQEDIDVLKSEVSSVDYEYIKSQKESLLKKASQAFFCKKAEESEFKKFQSENQFWLEDYSLFLSLNKKFKGKMWNTWEKGYKFRERKSIEEAKKEFEEDYKYESFIQYYFYKQWKKLKDYANSKGVKIIGDLPIYVASNSADTWQHPKLFCFDKHLKIKAVAGCPPDYFSKKGQLWGNVLYDWEAMKKDNYSWWEQRIKHSFLLYDVLRLDHFRGFASYWAIRYGEKTAINGRWEIGPRIQFFRDLERKVKNIDIIAEDLGTLTADVFKLLRQTNYPNMKVLQFGLTEWDNMYNPKNYTENSVAYTGTHDNMPMVEWYSTLNKNEKFICDENLKNFLKDYNTNIWEPIQWRAIEALYASKSNRVIVPLQDILGLGADSRMNIPSTVGDNWAWRVYWRYRHNDLENKLYNLAKRYQRI from the coding sequence ATGAAAAGAGAATGTGGAGTTTTATTAGCAATTAGTTCTCTTCCAAGTGCTTATGGAATCGGAGATTTTGGGAAAGAAGCATATCGTTTTGTTGATTTCTTAGAAGCTTCAGGGCAAAGCTTATGGCAAATATTACCACTATGTCCTGTTGAATATGGAAACTCTCCTTACCAATCACCTTCTACTTTTGCAGGTAATTTTTTATATTTAGATTTAGAAGATTTAGTTCACAATGAATATTTAACTCAAGAGGATATTGATGTTTTAAAAAGTGAGGTATCCTCTGTTGATTATGAATATATAAAAAGCCAGAAAGAGTCTTTATTGAAAAAGGCCTCTCAGGCTTTTTTTTGCAAAAAGGCTGAAGAAAGTGAATTTAAGAAATTTCAAAGTGAAAATCAATTTTGGTTAGAAGACTACTCTCTTTTTCTATCTTTAAATAAAAAATTTAAGGGTAAAATGTGGAACACTTGGGAGAAAGGCTATAAGTTTAGAGAAAGAAAATCTATAGAAGAAGCAAAAAAAGAATTTGAAGAAGACTATAAATATGAAAGTTTTATTCAATATTATTTCTATAAACAATGGAAGAAATTAAAAGACTATGCCAATAGTAAAGGAGTAAAAATTATAGGAGATTTACCTATATATGTTGCAAGTAATAGTGCAGATACTTGGCAACATCCAAAACTATTCTGTTTTGATAAACACTTAAAAATAAAAGCAGTAGCAGGTTGTCCACCAGATTATTTTTCTAAAAAAGGACAATTATGGGGAAATGTTCTCTATGATTGGGAAGCTATGAAAAAAGATAACTATTCTTGGTGGGAACAAAGAATAAAACATAGTTTTTTACTTTATGATGTTCTAAGATTAGATCATTTTAGAGGTTTTGCTTCTTATTGGGCTATTCGTTATGGAGAAAAAACTGCTATCAATGGAAGATGGGAAATAGGTCCAAGAATACAATTTTTTAGAGATTTGGAAAGGAAAGTTAAAAATATAGATATTATAGCAGAGGACTTAGGAACATTAACAGCAGATGTATTTAAACTTTTAAGACAAACAAACTATCCAAATATGAAAGTACTACAATTTGGTTTAACAGAATGGGATAATATGTATAATCCTAAAAACTACACTGAAAACTCAGTTGCCTATACAGGCACTCATGATAATATGCCTATGGTAGAGTGGTATTCTACTTTAAATAAAAATGAAAAATTTATCTGTGATGAAAATTTAAAAAATTTTTTAAAAGACTATAACACAAATATATGGGAACCTATTCAATGGAGGGCAATAGAAGCTCTATATGCTTCAAAGTCAAATAGGGTTATAGTGCCTTTACAAGATATATTAGGTTTAGGAGCAGATTCAAGAATGAATATCCCATCAACAGTTGGAGATAATTGGGCTTGGAGAGTTTATTGGAGATATAGACATAATGATTTAGAAAATAAATTATATAATTTAGCAAAAAGGTATCAAAGAATTTAG
- the glgB gene encoding 1,4-alpha-glucan branching protein GlgB produces MSGQMEHYLFHRGEYRQAYEYFGAHPNRSSTIFRIWAPTAKSVAVVGDFNNWNAREEDYCQKITNEGIWEVEIKKVKKGAIYKFQIETSWGQKILKADPYAFYSELRPQTASVVNGKPKFRWADKKWLNNREIGYAKPINIYEVHLGSWKKKEDGTYYNYREIAELLVEYMLEMNYTHIEIMPITEYPFDGSWGYQATGYYSVTSRYGTPEDFMYFVNYFHKNNLGVILDWVPGHFCKDAHGLYRFDGSACYEYEDQNLGENEWGTANFNVSRNEVRSFLVSNLYFWIKEFHIDGVRMDAISNMIYHKDGVSENRASIEFLQYLNQSLHENHPDIMLVAEDSSAWPLVTKYQADGGLGFDFKWNMGWMNDTLKYIEQDPFFRKSHHGKLTFSFMYAFSENFVLPLSHDEIVHGKNAILNKMPGYYEDKLAHVKNLYSYQMAHPGKKLNFMGNEFVQGLEWRYYEQLEWQLLKDNKGSKDIQKYVKALNALYLEEEALWHDGQNAFEWIEHENIDENMLIFLRKNPDTDDFVIAVFNFSGKDHDKYPVGVNLEGEYECILDSNEKRFGGSYQGRKRNYKTIKRAWNNREQCIEVKIAKNSTIFLKHKKGNEED; encoded by the coding sequence ATGTCTGGACAAATGGAACATTATTTATTTCATCGTGGAGAGTACAGACAGGCTTATGAATATTTTGGAGCACATCCAAATAGAAGTTCAACAATATTTCGTATTTGGGCTCCAACAGCAAAGTCAGTGGCTGTTGTTGGTGATTTTAATAATTGGAATGCTAGAGAAGAAGATTATTGTCAAAAAATAACTAATGAAGGTATATGGGAAGTTGAAATAAAAAAAGTAAAAAAAGGTGCTATATATAAATTTCAAATAGAAACTTCTTGGGGACAAAAAATATTGAAAGCAGATCCTTATGCTTTTTATTCAGAGCTCAGACCTCAAACAGCCTCTGTAGTTAATGGAAAACCAAAATTTCGTTGGGCAGATAAAAAATGGCTTAACAATAGAGAAATAGGTTATGCTAAACCAATTAATATATATGAAGTTCACCTTGGTTCATGGAAGAAAAAAGAAGATGGAACTTATTATAATTATAGAGAGATTGCAGAGTTATTAGTTGAATATATGTTGGAGATGAATTATACTCATATTGAAATAATGCCAATAACAGAATATCCTTTTGATGGTTCTTGGGGTTATCAAGCTACAGGATACTATTCAGTAACTAGTCGTTATGGAACTCCAGAAGATTTTATGTATTTTGTAAATTATTTTCATAAGAATAATTTAGGAGTAATATTGGATTGGGTTCCTGGCCATTTTTGTAAAGATGCACATGGACTATATCGTTTTGATGGTAGTGCTTGCTATGAATATGAAGATCAAAATCTTGGTGAAAATGAATGGGGTACTGCCAACTTTAATGTGTCAAGAAATGAAGTTAGAAGTTTCTTAGTATCTAATCTATATTTTTGGATAAAAGAATTCCATATAGATGGAGTAAGAATGGATGCGATATCTAATATGATTTATCATAAAGACGGAGTTAGTGAAAATAGAGCTTCCATCGAATTTTTACAATATTTAAATCAAAGTTTACATGAAAATCATCCAGATATTATGTTAGTGGCAGAAGATTCTTCAGCTTGGCCTTTAGTGACAAAATATCAAGCTGATGGTGGACTTGGATTTGATTTTAAATGGAATATGGGTTGGATGAATGATACTTTAAAATATATAGAACAAGATCCATTTTTTAGAAAGTCACATCATGGAAAATTAACATTTTCTTTTATGTATGCATTTTCAGAAAATTTCGTATTACCACTATCACATGATGAAATAGTTCATGGTAAAAATGCTATTTTAAATAAGATGCCAGGTTATTATGAAGATAAATTAGCTCATGTTAAAAATTTATACTCTTATCAAATGGCTCATCCTGGAAAAAAATTAAATTTTATGGGGAATGAGTTTGTACAAGGTTTAGAGTGGAGATATTATGAACAATTAGAATGGCAACTTTTAAAAGATAATAAAGGTTCTAAAGATATACAAAAATATGTAAAAGCTTTAAATGCTTTATACTTAGAAGAAGAAGCTTTATGGCATGATGGCCAAAATGCTTTTGAATGGATAGAACACGAGAACATAGACGAAAATATGTTAATCTTTTTAAGAAAAAATCCTGATACAGATGATTTTGTAATAGCTGTATTTAATTTCTCTGGAAAAGATCATGACAAATACCCTGTAGGAGTTAATCTAGAAGGGGAATATGAATGTATTTTAGATAGTAACGAGAAGAGATTTGGAGGTTCTTACCAAGGAAGAAAAAGAAACTACAAAACTATAAAAAGAGCTTGGAACAACAGAGAACAATGTATAGAAGTAAAAATTGCTAAAAATTCAACTATATTTTTAAAACATAAGAAGGGAAATGAGGAGGATTAG
- a CDS encoding glycogen synthase yields the protein MKILFATGEAFPFIKTGGLGDVSYSLPKALVQKEKLDVRVILPKYSKISNELLKDARHLGHKEIWVAHHNEYVGIEEVELEGVIYYFVDNERYFRRLNVYGEYDDCERFLFFSKAVVETMDITDFKPDIIHCNDWQTALIPIYLKERGIYDVKTVFSIHNLRFQGFFYNNVIEDLLEIDRAKYFQDDGIKYYDMISFLKAGVVYSDYITTVSDSYAEEIKTPEFGEGIHGLFQKYDYKLSGIVNGIDKASYPLSKKSHKTLKANLQAKLGLEIEETTPLVAIITRLDRQKGIDFIIDKFDEMMTLGIQFVLLGTGEKSYENFFRYKESQYRGYVCSYIGFDQQLSTEIYAGADIFLMPSVFEPCGLSQMIAMRYGCIPVVRETGGLKDTVKPYNEYTGEGDGFGFKQANGDDMIKALRYAVTMYRRPEVWKEIIANAKKRDNSWKEPAKRYKEIYQKLLEN from the coding sequence ATGAAAATTCTTTTTGCAACAGGGGAAGCATTTCCCTTTATAAAAACAGGAGGCTTGGGAGATGTATCTTATTCTCTTCCAAAAGCTTTAGTACAAAAAGAAAAACTTGATGTGAGAGTAATTTTACCTAAATATAGCAAGATTTCAAATGAACTTTTAAAAGATGCTAGGCATTTAGGTCACAAAGAAATTTGGGTTGCTCATCACAATGAATATGTAGGAATAGAAGAAGTGGAATTAGAAGGAGTTATTTACTATTTTGTAGATAATGAAAGATATTTTAGAAGACTTAATGTTTATGGTGAATATGATGATTGTGAGAGATTTTTATTCTTCTCTAAGGCAGTTGTTGAAACTATGGATATTACAGATTTTAAGCCTGATATTATTCACTGTAATGACTGGCAAACAGCACTTATACCAATATATTTGAAAGAAAGAGGAATATATGATGTAAAGACTGTTTTCAGTATACATAACTTAAGATTCCAAGGTTTTTTCTATAACAATGTAATTGAAGATTTACTAGAAATAGATAGAGCTAAATATTTCCAAGATGATGGAATAAAATACTATGATATGATTTCATTCTTAAAAGCTGGAGTTGTGTACTCTGACTATATCACAACAGTAAGTGATAGTTATGCGGAAGAGATAAAAACTCCTGAGTTTGGAGAAGGAATACATGGTCTATTTCAAAAGTACGACTATAAGTTATCAGGTATAGTAAATGGAATTGATAAGGCTTCATATCCATTATCTAAGAAGTCACATAAAACATTAAAAGCTAATTTACAAGCTAAATTAGGTTTAGAAATTGAAGAAACTACTCCTTTGGTTGCTATAATAACTCGTTTAGATAGACAAAAAGGGATAGATTTTATCATAGATAAATTTGATGAAATGATGACTTTAGGAATACAATTTGTTCTTCTGGGAACAGGTGAAAAATCTTATGAAAATTTCTTTAGATATAAAGAAAGTCAATATAGAGGATATGTATGTTCATACATAGGGTTTGACCAACAACTTTCTACTGAAATTTATGCAGGAGCAGATATATTCTTGATGCCTTCAGTTTTTGAGCCTTGTGGACTTTCTCAAATGATAGCAATGAGATATGGTTGTATTCCTGTAGTAAGAGAAACAGGAGGTTTAAAAGATACTGTTAAACCATATAATGAATATACAGGAGAAGGAGATGGTTTCGGTTTCAAACAAGCTAATGGAGACGATATGATAAAGGCATTAAGATATGCTGTTACTATGTATCGTAGACCAGAAGTATGGAAAGAAATTATTGCCAACGCTAAGAAAAGAGATAATTCTTGGAAAGAACCTGCTAAGAGATATAAAGAAATATATCAAAAATTATTAGAAAATTAA